In Mytilus edulis chromosome 4, xbMytEdul2.2, whole genome shotgun sequence, the following proteins share a genomic window:
- the LOC139519600 gene encoding cerebellin-2-like produces MSLQLSLLMLVVLYASSADSTCQGINNDEFEDLTNVMRKITCQSGGISEKPAFLATLTPREVALKSGSVVKFDSILTNIGNGYNANSGVFTAPRKGTYQFAVSFVSGHRNNEWLELTLAKNNNRLVRSHATLDPFASGSLQAILALEKGDRISIIQPRPLGHVLGENYSMFSGHLI; encoded by the exons ATGAGTCTACAGTTAAGCTTACTTATGTTGGTTGTATTGTATGCATCATCTGCTGACAGCACTTGCCAAGGAATAA ACAATGACGAATTCGAAGATTTGACGAATGTCATGAGGAAGATAACGTGTCAATCAG GAGGAATCTCCGAAAAACCGGCGTTCCTTGCAACCTTAACTCCAAGAGAAGTGGCATTAAAATCAGGCAGCGTAGTTAAATTTGATTCTATTCTAACAAACATCGGGAATGGATACAACGCAAATTCCGGAGTGTTTACGGCTCCACGTAAAGGGACGTACCAATTCGCAGTGAGTTTTGTTTCTGGTCATAGAAACAACGAATGGCTCGAACTGACCCTGGCAAAAAATAACAATCGACTTGTACGGAGCCATGCTACATTAGACCCATTTGCATCAGGATCTCTACAAGCCATACTCGCATTGGAGAAAGGGGATCGCATCTCTATCATCCAACCTCGTCCTTTAGGACATGTTCTAGGTGAAAATTATTCGATGTTTTCTGGTCATTTAATATAA